One part of the Peromyscus eremicus chromosome 18, PerEre_H2_v1, whole genome shotgun sequence genome encodes these proteins:
- the Lta4h gene encoding leukotriene A-4 hydrolase isoform X2 yields the protein MPEVADTCSLASPASVCRTRHLHLRCSVDFARRALTGTAALTVQSQEDNLRSLTLDTKDLTIEKVVINGQEVKYTLGERQGYKGSPMEISLPIALSKNQEVVIEISYETSPKSSALQWLTPEQTSGKQHPYLFSQCQAIHCRAVLPCQDTPSVKLTYTAEVSVPKELVALMSAIRDGEAPDPEDPSRKIYRFNQRVPIPCYLIALVVGALESRQIGPRTLVWSEKEQVEKSAYEFSETESMLQIAEDLGGPYVWGQYDLLVLPPSFPYGGMENPCLTFVTPTLLAGDKSLSNVIAHEISHSWTGNLVTNKTWDHFWLNEGHTVYLERHICGRLFGEKFRHFHALGGWGELQNTIKTFGESHPFTKLVVDLKDVDPDVAYSSIPYEKGFALLFYLEQLLGGPEVFLGFLKAYVEKFSYKSVTTDDWKGFLYSHFKDKVDLLNQVDWNAWLYSPGLPPVKPNYDMTLTNACIALSQRWVTAKEEDLNSFSIADLKDLSSHQLNEFLAQVLQKMVTALHSIEMGGSNSFGSKNGN from the exons ACGTTGGATACCAAAGACCTCACAATAGAAAAAGTGGTGATCAATGGCCAAGAAGTCAAATACACTCTTGGAGAAAGACAGGGTTACAAAGGGTCACCGATGGAGATCTCTCTTCCCATCGCTCTGAGCAA AAATCAAGAGGTGGTTATAGAAATTTCCTATGAGACCTCTCCCAAATCCTCTGCGCTTCAGTGGCTCACTCCCGAGCAGACTTCTGGGAAGCAGCACCCATACCTCTTCAGTCAGTGCCAG gcCATCCACTGCAGAGCAGTCCTCCCGTGCCAAGACACCCCTTCCGTGAAGCTAACCTACACCGCGGAG GTGTCTGTCCCAAAAGAATTGGTGGCTCTCATGAGTGCCATCCGCGACGGAGAAGCGCCTGATCCAGAAGACCCCAGCAGGAAGATATACAGATTCAACCAGAGG GTTCCCATACCATGCTATCTGATCGCCTTAGTCGTCGGAGCCTTAGAAAGCAG GCAAATTGGTCCAAGAACTCTGGTGTGGTCCGAGAAGGAGCAGGTGGAAAAATCTGCTTACGAATTTTCTGAG ACTGAATCTATGCTTCAGATCGCAGAAGATCTGGGAGGTCCCTATGTGTGGGGGCAGTACGATCTATTGGTCCTGCCCCCGTCCTTCCCTTACGGCGGCATGGAGAACCCTTGTCTCACATTCGTAACTCCTACTCTACTG gcAGGTGACAAGTCACTCTCAAAT GTTATTGCCCACGAAATATCTCACAGCTGGACAGGAAACCTAGTAACTAACAAGACTTGGGATCACTTTTg GTTAAACGAAGGACATACTGTCTACTTGGAGCGCCACATTTGTGGACGATTGTTTGGGGAGAAGTTCAGACACTTCCATGCTTTGGGAGGATGGGGAGAATTACAGAACACG ATAAAAACTTTCGGGGAGTCCCATCCCTTCACCAAGCTTGTGGTTGATCTGAAGGATGTGGACCCCGACGTCGCCTACTCCTCCATTCCCTATGAGAAGGGCTTCGCCTTGCTCTTCTACCTTGAGCAGCTTCTTGGTGGACCAG AGGTGTTTCTAGGATTCTTAAAGGCTTATGTTGAGAAATTTTCCTACAAGAGTGTGACCACCGACGACTGGAAGGGCTTCCTGTATTCCCACTTTAAAGATAAG GTGGATCTTCTCAATCAAGTTGATTGGAATGCCTGGCTCTATTCTCCTGGCCTGCCTCCGGTCAAACCAAA TTATGACATGACTCTGACAAATGCCTGCATTGCCTTAAGTCAAAGATGGGTCACT GCCAAAGAGGAGGATTTAAATTCGTTCAGCATCGCGGATCTGAAGGATCTCTCATCCCATCAGCTGAATGAGTTCCTGGCCCAAGTGCTTCAGAAG ATGGTTACGGCTCTGCATTCAATCGAAATGGGAGGAAGCAATTCCTTTGGCTCTAAAAATGGCAACTGA
- the Lta4h gene encoding leukotriene A-4 hydrolase isoform X1: MPEVADTCSLASPASVCRTRHLHLRCSVDFARRALTGTAALTVQSQEDNLRSLTLDTKDLTIEKVVINGQEVKYTLGERQGYKGSPMEISLPIALSKNQEVVIEISYETSPKSSALQWLTPEQTSGKQHPYLFSQCQAIHCRAVLPCQDTPSVKLTYTAEVSVPKELVALMSAIRDGEAPDPEDPSRKIYRFNQRVPIPCYLIALVVGALESRQIGPRTLVWSEKEQVEKSAYEFSETESMLQIAEDLGGPYVWGQYDLLVLPPSFPYGGMENPCLTFVTPTLLAGDKSLSNVIAHEISHSWTGNLVTNKTWDHFWLNEGHTVYLERHICGRLFGEKFRHFHALGGWGELQNTIKTFGESHPFTKLVVDLKDVDPDVAYSSIPYEKGFALLFYLEQLLGGPEVFLGFLKAYVEKFSYKSVTTDDWKGFLYSHFKDKVDLLNQVDWNAWLYSPGLPPVKPNYDMTLTNACIALSQRWVTAKEEDLNSFSIADLKDLSSHQLNEFLAQVLQKAPLPLGHIKRMQEVYNFNAINNSEIRFRWLRLCIQSKWEEAIPLALKMATEQGRMKFTRPLFKDLAAFDKSHDQAVRAYQEHKASMHPVTAMLVGKDLKVD; this comes from the exons ACGTTGGATACCAAAGACCTCACAATAGAAAAAGTGGTGATCAATGGCCAAGAAGTCAAATACACTCTTGGAGAAAGACAGGGTTACAAAGGGTCACCGATGGAGATCTCTCTTCCCATCGCTCTGAGCAA AAATCAAGAGGTGGTTATAGAAATTTCCTATGAGACCTCTCCCAAATCCTCTGCGCTTCAGTGGCTCACTCCCGAGCAGACTTCTGGGAAGCAGCACCCATACCTCTTCAGTCAGTGCCAG gcCATCCACTGCAGAGCAGTCCTCCCGTGCCAAGACACCCCTTCCGTGAAGCTAACCTACACCGCGGAG GTGTCTGTCCCAAAAGAATTGGTGGCTCTCATGAGTGCCATCCGCGACGGAGAAGCGCCTGATCCAGAAGACCCCAGCAGGAAGATATACAGATTCAACCAGAGG GTTCCCATACCATGCTATCTGATCGCCTTAGTCGTCGGAGCCTTAGAAAGCAG GCAAATTGGTCCAAGAACTCTGGTGTGGTCCGAGAAGGAGCAGGTGGAAAAATCTGCTTACGAATTTTCTGAG ACTGAATCTATGCTTCAGATCGCAGAAGATCTGGGAGGTCCCTATGTGTGGGGGCAGTACGATCTATTGGTCCTGCCCCCGTCCTTCCCTTACGGCGGCATGGAGAACCCTTGTCTCACATTCGTAACTCCTACTCTACTG gcAGGTGACAAGTCACTCTCAAAT GTTATTGCCCACGAAATATCTCACAGCTGGACAGGAAACCTAGTAACTAACAAGACTTGGGATCACTTTTg GTTAAACGAAGGACATACTGTCTACTTGGAGCGCCACATTTGTGGACGATTGTTTGGGGAGAAGTTCAGACACTTCCATGCTTTGGGAGGATGGGGAGAATTACAGAACACG ATAAAAACTTTCGGGGAGTCCCATCCCTTCACCAAGCTTGTGGTTGATCTGAAGGATGTGGACCCCGACGTCGCCTACTCCTCCATTCCCTATGAGAAGGGCTTCGCCTTGCTCTTCTACCTTGAGCAGCTTCTTGGTGGACCAG AGGTGTTTCTAGGATTCTTAAAGGCTTATGTTGAGAAATTTTCCTACAAGAGTGTGACCACCGACGACTGGAAGGGCTTCCTGTATTCCCACTTTAAAGATAAG GTGGATCTTCTCAATCAAGTTGATTGGAATGCCTGGCTCTATTCTCCTGGCCTGCCTCCGGTCAAACCAAA TTATGACATGACTCTGACAAATGCCTGCATTGCCTTAAGTCAAAGATGGGTCACT GCCAAAGAGGAGGATTTAAATTCGTTCAGCATCGCGGATCTGAAGGATCTCTCATCCCATCAGCTGAATGAGTTCCTGGCCCAAGTGCTTCAGAAG GCACCTCTTCCATTGGGGCACATAAAGCGAATGCAAGAGGTATACAACTTCAATGCCATTAACAATTCTGAAATACGATTCAG ATGGTTACGGCTCTGCATTCAATCGAAATGGGAGGAAGCAATTCCTTTGGCTCTAAAAATGGCAACTGAACAGGGAAGGATGAAGTTCACGCGACCTTTGTTCAA GGATCTGGCGGCCTTCGACAAATCTCACGACCAAGCTGTCCGCGCCTACCAGGAGCATAAAGCCAGTATGCATCCCGTGACTGCGATGCTGGTGGGGAAGGATCTGAAAGTGGATTAA